A region of Pseudomonadota bacterium DNA encodes the following proteins:
- a CDS encoding type II toxin-antitoxin system VapC family toxin has protein sequence MVLVDTSVWVSHLRAGNKELIALLNNGDVMCHPFIVGELACGNIKNRTSILSLLQLLPMAVQVENEEALHFIETNSLMGKGLGYADIHLSASAVLSGVPIWTLDKSLAKISEKLNIGYSAA, from the coding sequence ATGGTTCTCGTGGACACTTCAGTATGGGTCTCGCACCTACGGGCAGGGAATAAGGAGCTCATAGCATTGCTGAACAACGGAGACGTGATGTGTCATCCTTTTATTGTGGGCGAACTTGCCTGTGGAAATATCAAAAATAGAACATCAATACTCTCTCTTCTTCAGTTGCTCCCTATGGCAGTCCAAGTAGAGAACGAAGAAGCCTTGCATTTCATAGAGACCAATAGCCTTATGGGAAAGGGGTTAGGCTATGCGGATATACACTTGTCTGCCTCGGCAGTGTTGTCGGGGGTCCCAATATGGACTCTGGACAAGAGTCTTGCTAAGATCAGTGAAAAGCTGAATATAGGTTATTCGGCCGCTTGA
- a CDS encoding type II toxin-antitoxin system VapB family antitoxin has translation MRTTLNIEDALIDSASRLTGIKEKTTLVKLGLEALIARESSKRLAKLGGTERQLKNIPRRRPAEE, from the coding sequence ATGAGAACAACATTAAATATCGAAGACGCATTGATAGACAGCGCATCAAGGCTGACCGGTATAAAGGAGAAAACCACCCTGGTGAAGCTTGGACTGGAGGCTTTGATTGCGAGGGAAAGCAGTAAGAGACTTGCAAAGCTTGGCGGCACAGAGAGACAGTTGAAAAACATACCGCGCAGAAGACCCGCAGAGGAATAA